A genomic region of Gemmata massiliana contains the following coding sequences:
- a CDS encoding alpha/beta hydrolase family protein, with translation MTRAAALLFLVFAPSTLFAADPPKTGPWDVAALGRAEVKPEWGKEVGKAREVYYPGEPYQGKPTRVFAYYARPAKSDGPFPAVVLVHGGGGKAFQAWAEHWAARGYCALAMDLAGNGPTGRLADGGPDQSDDAKFRAFDDKTVGDMWTYHAVAAVVRGHNLLRSFAEVDKDRVAVTGISWGGYLTCIVAGVDDRFKAAVPVYGCGFLHENSAWKESRFDKVDADRRKRWVDTFDPSKYLPNVKCPILFLNGTNDFAYPMDSYQKCYELVKGPRTLSVRVRLPHCHIWTFGEVDAFIDTHLKKGDPLPTIDTMTRAGDTVSAKVSSKVKLKSARLHYAVAAGPWQKRDWKSIDAEIKDGVVTAKLPADRPLVYELAVTDERGLEVTAPHAVLAADPRSVAPAPAIARTAANVAYGTHERQVLDFWKAESKSPTPVVLLIHGGGWVNGDKSGYRNGVKRYLDAGISVVAINYRLVTQADAAGIKPPVKWPLEDAARALQFVRAKAPEWNLDKTRIGATGGSAGACSSLWLAFHNDFADPKSADPVGRESTRLSCVAVNGAQTTLDPKVLREWMPNARYGGHAFGVRTPTNRDGAFQAFFEQREKLLPWIEEYSPITHVTRDDPPVFMEYPSQKKLPVKGENQDDPTHSALLGMILEEKLKAEGIECVLVYPGKAHPKYKTSADFLIERLKSK, from the coding sequence ATGACGCGCGCTGCTGCTCTCCTGTTTCTCGTATTTGCACCCTCCACGCTGTTCGCCGCTGATCCCCCGAAGACGGGACCGTGGGACGTGGCCGCGCTCGGCCGCGCCGAGGTGAAACCGGAGTGGGGCAAGGAAGTCGGGAAGGCGCGCGAGGTGTACTACCCCGGCGAACCGTACCAGGGAAAACCGACGCGCGTGTTCGCGTACTATGCTCGCCCCGCGAAGAGCGACGGGCCGTTCCCCGCGGTCGTACTCGTTCACGGTGGGGGTGGGAAGGCGTTCCAGGCGTGGGCCGAGCACTGGGCCGCACGCGGGTATTGCGCGCTCGCGATGGACCTCGCCGGCAACGGGCCGACCGGCCGACTCGCGGATGGAGGACCGGACCAGTCCGACGACGCGAAGTTCCGCGCCTTCGATGACAAAACCGTTGGCGATATGTGGACATACCACGCGGTTGCAGCGGTGGTTCGCGGGCACAATCTGTTGCGCTCGTTCGCGGAAGTGGACAAGGATCGGGTAGCGGTGACCGGCATCAGTTGGGGCGGCTACCTCACGTGCATCGTCGCGGGAGTCGATGACCGGTTCAAGGCCGCCGTGCCGGTCTACGGGTGCGGGTTCTTGCACGAGAACAGCGCGTGGAAGGAATCGCGCTTCGACAAAGTGGACGCCGACCGCCGCAAGCGCTGGGTGGACACGTTCGACCCGTCGAAGTACCTGCCGAACGTGAAATGCCCGATCCTGTTCCTCAACGGCACGAACGACTTCGCGTACCCGATGGACAGTTACCAGAAGTGCTACGAGTTGGTCAAAGGGCCGCGAACGTTGTCCGTCCGCGTGCGGTTGCCGCACTGTCACATCTGGACGTTCGGCGAAGTGGATGCGTTCATCGACACGCACCTGAAGAAAGGCGACCCGCTTCCGACTATCGACACCATGACGCGCGCCGGTGACACCGTGAGCGCGAAGGTATCGAGCAAGGTGAAGCTGAAGTCCGCACGCCTGCACTACGCGGTCGCCGCGGGGCCGTGGCAGAAGCGCGACTGGAAATCGATCGACGCGGAAATCAAAGACGGGGTGGTAACTGCGAAATTACCCGCGGACCGGCCGCTGGTGTACGAACTCGCGGTGACCGACGAGCGCGGGCTGGAAGTCACCGCGCCGCACGCGGTACTTGCCGCCGATCCGCGGTCCGTGGCGCCCGCTCCGGCCATCGCACGCACGGCGGCTAACGTCGCATACGGCACGCACGAACGCCAGGTGCTCGACTTCTGGAAAGCCGAGTCGAAGTCACCCACACCGGTCGTTTTACTCATTCACGGCGGCGGGTGGGTGAACGGTGACAAGAGTGGCTACCGCAATGGCGTAAAACGCTACCTCGATGCGGGTATTTCGGTGGTCGCGATCAACTACCGGCTGGTTACGCAAGCGGACGCGGCCGGCATCAAGCCGCCGGTCAAGTGGCCGCTCGAAGACGCAGCACGAGCACTGCAATTCGTGCGCGCGAAGGCGCCCGAGTGGAACCTCGACAAGACGCGCATCGGCGCGACCGGCGGATCGGCCGGCGCGTGTTCGTCGCTGTGGCTCGCGTTCCACAATGACTTCGCCGATCCCAAGAGCGCCGATCCCGTCGGCCGCGAATCGACGCGCTTGTCTTGTGTCGCTGTTAATGGCGCGCAAACAACTCTCGATCCGAAGGTGCTGCGCGAGTGGATGCCGAACGCCCGCTACGGCGGTCACGCATTCGGCGTGCGCACCCCCACTAACCGCGACGGCGCGTTTCAGGCGTTCTTCGAGCAGCGCGAGAAGCTGCTACCGTGGATCGAGGAGTATTCGCCGATCACGCACGTCACAAGGGACGACCCGCCGGTCTTCATGGAGTACCCCTCCCAAAAGAAACTGCCGGTGAAGGGGGAGAACCAGGACGACCCCACGCACTCCGCGCTCCTCGGCATGATCCTCGAAGAGAAGCTGAAGGCGGAGGGAATCGAGTGCGTGTTGGTCTACCCCGGCAAAGCGCACCCGAAGTACAAGACCTCCGCCGACTTCCTGATCGAGCGCCTCAAATCGAAGTGA
- a CDS encoding alkaline phosphatase D family protein, whose protein sequence is MLDLSNLRAAVRSEGGVSRRLFLAYGAALAALPTVGERAFGRVARQPKFSADPFTLGVASGDPTDTGVVLWTRLAPKPLDEAGGMLPENVEVRWELADDEGMKTVLKTGTVVATPQLGHSVHVEVEGLKPDRWYFYRFQCGGATSPVGRTRTTPERSSTPEKLKFAFASCQHYEQGLFTAYEHMAKDDLDLVFHLGDYIYEYPNRETAKVVRKHVGPKDGKIKTLEDYRNRHAQYRTDPHLQKTHNRFPWVVTWDDHEFDNNYANDIQEEQPKGKVKADPATFLEQRANAYQAYYEMMPLRKGCVPNGPDLKLYRSLAFGRLAEFQVLDTRQYRTDQPNGDRSSELNEDALNPKNTILGAKQAAWLRSALLKSTSTWNVLAQQVMMGMADLAAGESKKYSMDQWPGYAHERMKLMQWIADRKVPNPVVLTGDIHSNWVNDLRVDDRKLDTPVVAAEFVGTSITSGGNGVKEPKNLDTLLAENPFIKFHNRQRGYVRCAITTKEWRSDYVIVEDVLKPGAPADVRASFVVEAGKAGVTKA, encoded by the coding sequence ATGCTGGACCTGTCGAACCTGCGCGCCGCGGTGCGCTCCGAGGGCGGCGTTTCGCGCCGCCTGTTCCTCGCTTACGGCGCGGCGCTGGCTGCGCTCCCCACGGTCGGCGAGCGCGCGTTCGGGCGCGTCGCCCGGCAACCGAAGTTCTCCGCGGACCCGTTCACGCTCGGGGTCGCATCCGGCGATCCGACCGATACGGGTGTGGTCCTGTGGACCCGCCTCGCGCCGAAGCCGCTGGACGAAGCGGGTGGAATGCTGCCCGAAAACGTCGAGGTGCGGTGGGAACTGGCCGACGATGAGGGGATGAAGACCGTTCTGAAGACCGGCACCGTGGTCGCGACCCCGCAACTGGGGCACTCGGTTCACGTCGAGGTCGAGGGGCTGAAGCCGGACCGCTGGTACTTCTACCGGTTCCAGTGCGGCGGGGCGACCAGCCCCGTCGGGCGCACCCGCACCACACCGGAACGGTCGAGCACACCCGAGAAGCTGAAGTTCGCGTTCGCCTCGTGCCAGCACTACGAGCAGGGGTTGTTTACGGCCTACGAGCACATGGCGAAGGACGATCTCGACCTCGTGTTCCACCTGGGCGACTACATCTACGAATACCCGAACCGTGAAACCGCGAAGGTCGTACGCAAGCACGTCGGGCCGAAGGACGGCAAGATCAAGACACTCGAGGACTACCGCAATCGGCACGCTCAATACCGGACCGACCCGCACCTCCAGAAGACACACAACCGGTTCCCGTGGGTGGTGACCTGGGACGACCACGAGTTCGACAACAACTACGCCAACGACATCCAGGAAGAACAGCCGAAGGGGAAGGTGAAGGCGGACCCGGCCACGTTCCTCGAACAGCGGGCGAATGCGTATCAGGCGTACTACGAGATGATGCCGCTGCGCAAGGGGTGCGTGCCGAACGGCCCGGACCTGAAACTGTACCGCTCGCTCGCGTTCGGGCGCCTCGCGGAGTTCCAGGTACTCGACACCCGGCAGTACCGCACGGACCAGCCCAACGGGGACCGGTCTTCAGAACTCAACGAGGACGCGCTCAACCCGAAGAACACGATCCTCGGGGCGAAGCAGGCCGCGTGGCTCCGGTCCGCGCTGTTGAAGTCCACGAGTACCTGGAACGTGCTCGCGCAGCAAGTCATGATGGGCATGGCGGACCTCGCGGCCGGGGAATCGAAGAAGTACTCGATGGATCAGTGGCCCGGGTACGCCCACGAGCGCATGAAACTCATGCAGTGGATCGCAGACCGGAAGGTGCCGAACCCGGTGGTGCTGACCGGGGACATTCACTCGAACTGGGTGAACGACCTGCGTGTAGACGACCGCAAACTCGACACCCCCGTGGTCGCGGCCGAGTTCGTCGGCACCTCGATTACTAGCGGTGGGAACGGGGTGAAGGAGCCGAAGAACCTCGACACGCTCCTGGCCGAGAACCCGTTCATTAAGTTCCACAACCGTCAGCGCGGGTACGTGCGGTGTGCCATTACGACCAAGGAGTGGCGCAGTGATTACGTCATCGTGGAGGACGTACTGAAGCCCGGCGCCCCCGCGGACGTGCGCGCGTCGTTCGTCGTCGAAGCCGGGAAAGCCGGTGTCACGAAGGCGTGA